Proteins from a genomic interval of Nautilia sp. PV-1:
- a CDS encoding DNA polymerase III subunit gamma/tau, with amino-acid sequence MVLALKYRPKRFEEIIGQDAIVKTIVNSLDNNRLAHAYLFSGLRGAGKTTTARILAKALQCDRGPTSDPCEECENCVMANENRHIDIIEMDAASNRKIEDIRELIEHTKYKPSVGKYKIFIIDEVHMLTNEAFNALLKTLEEPPEYVKFIMATTDPLKLPATILSRVQHFRFNKIKDSIIHNYLIKILVKENVEFDEDALRLIIKAAKGSVRDSLTLLDQAIAFSKGRIDLDSVVDMLGVVNPETITELFENIKNADKKRVKEIISEIKDYDIESIIDEIIIYLKDALFEGGLPLITVQRFFNIVADTKELIKYNTDNEFVLSIMFFRMIEAMKPHKIDDLIKSFERKIDLKNYEPKKEEVFDSPEDLFKKLITKIKEKDIDLGVCFETSVKFISFENKVLKWESCPDSECKEMFKRFFSPVIRPLINEIFGIGTKIEPLRCEKKNELTQIETKRKKPAESILTDNSEKVINKVREIFGSDVKIEKILHKA; translated from the coding sequence TTGGTTTTAGCATTAAAATACAGACCTAAACGTTTTGAAGAAATTATCGGTCAGGATGCAATCGTCAAAACGATAGTAAATTCTCTTGACAATAACAGACTCGCACACGCTTATCTGTTTTCGGGACTCAGAGGAGCGGGTAAAACGACTACGGCAAGAATACTTGCAAAAGCTCTTCAATGTGACAGAGGGCCTACTTCGGATCCTTGTGAAGAGTGCGAAAACTGCGTTATGGCTAATGAAAACAGACATATTGACATTATCGAAATGGATGCGGCCAGCAATCGTAAAATAGAGGATATAAGAGAACTTATCGAACATACCAAATATAAACCTAGCGTAGGTAAATATAAGATATTTATAATTGACGAGGTTCATATGCTGACAAACGAAGCGTTTAACGCTTTGCTTAAAACGCTTGAAGAGCCTCCTGAATACGTTAAGTTCATAATGGCTACAACGGATCCTTTGAAACTTCCCGCAACTATACTAAGCCGTGTTCAGCATTTCAGGTTTAATAAAATAAAAGATTCTATAATACATAATTATCTTATAAAAATTTTAGTAAAAGAAAATGTAGAATTTGATGAAGACGCATTAAGGCTTATAATCAAAGCCGCAAAAGGTTCTGTAAGGGATTCGCTGACGCTGCTTGATCAGGCTATAGCATTTTCAAAAGGAAGAATTGATTTAGACAGCGTTGTGGATATGCTGGGTGTCGTTAATCCTGAAACAATTACGGAACTGTTCGAAAATATTAAAAACGCTGATAAAAAAAGAGTGAAGGAAATTATAAGCGAAATAAAAGATTACGATATAGAATCAATAATAGATGAAATTATCATATACTTAAAAGACGCTCTTTTCGAAGGCGGTCTGCCTCTAATTACGGTTCAGAGATTTTTTAATATCGTAGCCGATACTAAAGAACTGATTAAATATAACACAGATAACGAATTTGTGCTTTCGATAATGTTTTTTAGAATGATTGAAGCAATGAAGCCTCATAAAATAGATGATTTGATTAAAAGTTTTGAACGCAAAATCGATCTTAAAAATTACGAGCCTAAAAAAGAAGAAGTTTTTGATTCTCCGGAAGATCTGTTTAAAAAACTTATAACAAAAATAAAAGAAAAAGATATAGACCTCGGAGTATGTTTTGAAACAAGCGTTAAATTTATCTCTTTTGAAAACAAAGTTTTAAAATGGGAAAGCTGCCCGGACAGTGAATGTAAAGAAATGTTTAAAAGATTTTTTTCACCGGTTATAAGGCCTCTGATTAATGAAATATTCGGTATAGGCACAAAAATAGAACCTCTCAGATGTGAAAAAAAAAATGAATTAACACAAATTGAAACAAAAAGAAAAAAACCTGCAGAATCAATACTTACAGACAATTCGGAAAAAGTTATAAATAAAGTAAGGGAAATATTCGGAAGCGATGTAAAAATAGAAAAAATTTTACATAAAGCTTAA
- a CDS encoding TRAP transporter substrate-binding protein: MRLFKGLLSIAVAMSFSFAADYVIKFSHVVSPNTPKGKAADYFAKRVEELSHGKIKVEVYPNAQLCGDKVVLRKMKFNAVQMAAPSFSKFTGLVPQLALFDLPFLFKDANHLHKVLDGEVGQKLLKMVDAKGYVALAYWDNGFKQLTDSKRPLIKPSDAAGLKFRVMSSKVLIAQFKALNAIPVVLPFSEVYSALQQGVVDGQENTISNIYTKKFYEVQKYMTISNHGYLGYMVVISKKFWNKLPNNLKAVVKEAMKEATAKERIWAKQLNDSQFAKIKAYADKTGKLQIIKLTKEQREAWVKKLRTIYPKFYGMIGKDLIEKAIKAGE; the protein is encoded by the coding sequence ATGAGATTATTTAAAGGACTGTTAAGTATAGCAGTGGCAATGAGTTTTTCGTTTGCGGCTGATTATGTAATCAAGTTTTCGCACGTTGTATCGCCAAATACGCCAAAAGGTAAAGCGGCTGATTATTTTGCAAAGAGAGTTGAAGAATTAAGCCACGGAAAAATAAAGGTTGAAGTATATCCTAACGCCCAGCTTTGCGGAGACAAAGTCGTTCTTAGAAAAATGAAATTCAATGCGGTTCAGATGGCTGCGCCTAGTTTTTCAAAATTTACAGGACTGGTACCTCAGCTGGCACTGTTTGACCTGCCGTTTTTATTTAAAGACGCAAACCATTTACATAAAGTATTGGACGGTGAAGTAGGACAAAAACTTTTAAAAATGGTAGACGCAAAAGGCTACGTTGCGCTTGCTTACTGGGATAACGGTTTTAAACAGCTGACTGACAGCAAAAGACCGCTTATTAAACCAAGCGACGCGGCCGGATTAAAATTCAGGGTTATGAGTTCTAAAGTTTTAATTGCACAGTTTAAAGCGCTTAATGCAATTCCTGTAGTTTTACCGTTCAGTGAAGTATATTCTGCATTACAGCAGGGTGTTGTTGACGGACAGGAAAATACAATTTCAAATATCTATACAAAAAAATTCTATGAAGTTCAGAAATATATGACTATTTCAAATCACGGATATCTCGGTTACATGGTAGTTATCAGCAAAAAATTCTGGAACAAGCTTCCAAACAATCTAAAAGCGGTAGTCAAAGAAGCAATGAAAGAAGCTACTGCAAAAGAAAGAATCTGGGCAAAACAGCTTAACGACTCTCAATTTGCAAAAATTAAAGCTTATGCGGATAAAACAGGCAAACTTCAAATCATAAAACTTACAAAAGAACAAAGAGAAGCGTGGGTAAAAAAATTAAGAACTATTTATCCTAAATTCTACGGAATGATCGGAAAAGATTTAATTGAAAAAGCAATTAAAGCCGGTGAATGA
- a CDS encoding TRAP transporter small permease — MKFLDVIDRIIGLINEFIASFGIAAGVLLAFINVVARFAFHEGIDWAFELTNYLFIWSAFFGASYCFRKECHIRVTILLDILPPKLAKLSSLLAHLITLGYLLAVAYYGYLFIFDPDFGLKASGEISVDLNIPMWIPYLVIPIAFLTAAYRVFDKTIELIKTPADQVVTKTEHEMIIEEMELQMKEVKK; from the coding sequence ATGAAATTTTTAGACGTAATAGACAGAATTATCGGTTTAATTAACGAGTTTATAGCAAGCTTCGGCATAGCTGCCGGAGTTTTGCTGGCTTTCATAAACGTTGTGGCAAGATTTGCTTTTCACGAAGGAATAGACTGGGCTTTTGAACTTACAAACTATCTTTTTATATGGTCTGCATTTTTCGGAGCTAGTTACTGTTTCAGAAAAGAATGCCATATCAGAGTAACTATTCTGCTTGATATACTTCCGCCTAAACTGGCTAAACTTTCGTCACTTCTGGCACATTTGATTACTCTTGGTTATCTGCTTGCTGTTGCGTATTACGGATATCTGTTTATATTTGACCCGGATTTCGGTCTTAAAGCAAGCGGGGAAATAAGCGTGGATTTAAATATTCCTATGTGGATACCGTATCTTGTGATACCTATTGCTTTTCTTACGGCTGCATACAGGGTATTTGACAAAACAATAGAGCTTATAAAAACTCCGGCCGATCAGGTTGTAACCAAAACGGAACATGAAATGATTATTGAAGAAATGGAATTACAGATGAAAGAGGTTAAAAAATGA
- a CDS encoding TRAP transporter large permease, with product MIVGVLFGIFFLLLFLSVPVGVALGASTFLTSYFFEGPESLIDLASAVFSKLDKYALMAIPMFILAGNLLSKGSSARRIVDFARTFVGHLPGGLPIAAIFASIIFAAVSGSSPATVAAIGSIMFGAITAAGYPKSYAVGTITASGSLGILIPPSIVMIIYGVTAEISIGKLFIAGIIPGLLIGFMLMAVTYIGAKRLGFKKTKPASWKERWQKFKESFWALMTIVIIIGGIYGGIFTPTEAAAVSAVWALFIAIFIYKDIKITELKTVFLESAKTSAMIMFIIANASIFAYFLTLENIPQMLSDFVVQMHLNKVMFLVAVNILLLIAGNFMEPSSIIMIMVPLLLPVAKMLGIDPIHFGVIITINMELGMLTPPVGLNLFVASGITGLSIKEVVKAVLPWFFVIFIGLLLITYIPQISLWLPNVMMGN from the coding sequence ATGATAGTAGGTGTATTATTCGGAATATTCTTTCTGCTCCTGTTTTTAAGCGTGCCTGTCGGAGTCGCTTTAGGAGCGTCTACATTCCTGACTTCATATTTTTTTGAAGGGCCGGAAAGTTTAATCGATCTTGCCAGCGCCGTATTCAGCAAACTAGACAAATACGCCCTTATGGCGATTCCTATGTTTATCTTAGCGGGAAATCTGCTTAGCAAAGGAAGCAGCGCAAGGAGAATAGTAGATTTTGCCAGAACGTTTGTAGGGCATCTTCCGGGAGGTCTTCCTATTGCAGCCATATTTGCCAGTATAATTTTTGCAGCCGTTTCAGGCAGCTCTCCTGCGACTGTTGCGGCAATCGGTTCTATTATGTTCGGAGCCATTACCGCTGCCGGATATCCTAAAAGCTACGCAGTCGGAACAATTACTGCATCAGGAAGTCTGGGAATACTAATTCCTCCTAGTATCGTAATGATTATATACGGCGTTACAGCTGAAATAAGTATAGGTAAACTGTTTATTGCAGGTATCATTCCCGGGCTTTTAATCGGTTTTATGCTTATGGCCGTAACATACATAGGAGCTAAAAGACTTGGATTCAAAAAAACAAAACCGGCAAGCTGGAAAGAAAGATGGCAAAAATTTAAAGAATCGTTTTGGGCGTTAATGACAATAGTCATTATTATAGGCGGTATTTACGGCGGTATATTTACGCCTACTGAAGCTGCTGCTGTCAGTGCCGTATGGGCTTTGTTTATTGCTATATTTATTTATAAAGACATTAAAATCACAGAACTTAAAACAGTGTTTTTAGAAAGCGCCAAAACAAGTGCGATGATTATGTTTATCATTGCAAACGCTTCAATATTCGCATATTTCCTTACATTAGAAAACATACCTCAGATGTTAAGCGATTTTGTTGTTCAGATGCATCTGAATAAGGTTATGTTTTTAGTAGCCGTAAATATTTTATTACTGATTGCAGGTAATTTTATGGAACCAAGCTCAATCATAATGATAATGGTCCCTCTTCTGCTACCTGTGGCTAAAATGCTGGGAATCGACCCTATACATTTCGGAGTTATTATTACAATCAATATGGAACTCGGAATGTTAACGCCACCGGTAGGGCTCAACCTGTTTGTAGCAAGCGGTATAACGGGACTTTCTATAAAAGAAGTTGTAAAAGCTGTACTGCCTTGGTTTTTTGTAATATTTATAGGGCTTCTTCTTATCACTTACATTCCTCAGATATCTTTATGGCTTCCTAATGTAATGATGGGTAATTAA
- the groES gene encoding co-chaperone GroES, translating into MFKPLGLRVLVERVEEEAKTASGIIIPDNAKEKPLEGKVVAISKEVEEDENLPLKEGDKVVFAKYSGTDITIDGKEYLVLNTDDILGIIE; encoded by the coding sequence ATGTTTAAACCACTTGGACTTAGAGTATTAGTAGAAAGAGTTGAAGAAGAAGCAAAAACAGCAAGTGGAATTATTATTCCTGATAACGCAAAAGAAAAACCTCTTGAAGGTAAAGTAGTAGCAATTTCAAAAGAAGTTGAAGAAGATGAAAACCTTCCTTTAAAAGAAGGTGACAAAGTAGTATTTGCTAAATACAGCGGAACTGACATTACAATTGACGGAAAAGAATACTTAGTATTAAATACTGACGATATTCTTGGAATTATAGAATAA
- the groL gene encoding chaperonin GroEL (60 kDa chaperone family; promotes refolding of misfolded polypeptides especially under stressful conditions; forms two stacked rings of heptamers to form a barrel-shaped 14mer; ends can be capped by GroES; misfolded proteins enter the barrel where they are refolded when GroES binds) produces MAAKDVVYSDVARNELLAGVEKLADAVRVTMGPKGRNVLLQRSFGAPHITKDGVSVAKEIELKHPVENMGAQLVKEVASKTADEAGDGTTTATVLAHAVFKEGLKYITAGANPVAVKRGMDKAVEAIIAELKNMSKTVENKEQIAQVATISANNDKKIGELIAEAMDKVGKDGVITVEEGKSLQDELEVVEGMQFDRGYLSPYFVTDTEKMVAELNDAYILLYDKKISNMKDLLPLLEQMVQGGNKPLLIIAEDIEGEALATLVVNKLRGVLNVCAVKAPGFGDRRKAMLQDIAILTGGQVISEELGRTLESATLADLGQAGRVVVDKENTTIVDGRGDKAAIEARIAQIKKEIEETTSDYDREKLQERLAKLSGGVAVIKVGAATETEMKEKKDRVDDALSATKAAVEEGIVIGGGAAILKAAAKINVDAEDADEKIGVDIVKQAVKAPIKQIAKNAGFEPGIVAMKVEEADENTGFNAATGEYVDMFKAGIIDPTKVERIALQNAVSVGSLLLTTEAAVTEVPEEKPAPAAPDMGGMGGMGMM; encoded by the coding sequence ATGGCAGCAAAAGATGTAGTATACAGCGATGTAGCAAGAAACGAATTATTAGCGGGTGTTGAAAAACTCGCAGACGCAGTTAGAGTAACAATGGGTCCAAAAGGTAGAAACGTTCTACTTCAAAGAAGTTTCGGAGCACCTCACATTACAAAAGACGGTGTTTCTGTGGCAAAAGAAATCGAACTTAAACACCCTGTGGAAAATATGGGTGCGCAGCTTGTTAAAGAAGTTGCAAGCAAAACTGCTGACGAAGCGGGTGACGGTACAACAACCGCAACTGTTTTAGCGCATGCAGTATTTAAAGAAGGTCTAAAATACATTACAGCCGGTGCAAACCCTGTAGCAGTTAAAAGAGGAATGGATAAAGCTGTTGAAGCTATTATCGCGGAACTTAAAAACATGAGCAAAACTGTTGAAAACAAAGAGCAAATCGCTCAGGTTGCAACTATTTCAGCAAACAACGACAAAAAAATCGGTGAACTTATTGCCGAAGCTATGGATAAAGTAGGAAAAGACGGTGTTATTACTGTAGAAGAAGGTAAATCACTTCAAGACGAACTTGAAGTAGTAGAAGGTATGCAGTTCGACAGAGGATATTTATCACCATATTTCGTAACCGATACTGAAAAAATGGTTGCTGAACTAAATGACGCATACATTTTACTATACGACAAAAAAATCAGCAACATGAAAGATTTATTACCGTTACTTGAGCAAATGGTTCAAGGCGGAAACAAACCGTTATTAATCATTGCTGAAGATATCGAAGGTGAAGCACTAGCTACACTTGTAGTTAACAAACTTAGAGGTGTTCTAAACGTATGTGCAGTAAAAGCGCCTGGATTTGGTGACAGAAGAAAAGCAATGCTTCAGGATATCGCAATCCTAACTGGCGGTCAGGTAATCAGCGAAGAGCTTGGTAGAACACTTGAAAGTGCAACTTTAGCAGACCTTGGACAGGCTGGAAGAGTTGTAGTAGACAAAGAAAATACAACAATCGTTGACGGTAGAGGCGACAAAGCTGCTATTGAAGCTAGAATCGCTCAAATCAAAAAAGAAATCGAAGAGACAACAAGCGATTACGACAGAGAAAAATTACAAGAAAGACTTGCTAAACTCAGCGGAGGTGTAGCTGTAATCAAAGTTGGTGCGGCAACTGAAACTGAAATGAAAGAGAAAAAAGACAGAGTTGACGACGCACTTAGCGCAACTAAAGCGGCTGTTGAAGAAGGTATCGTTATCGGTGGTGGTGCTGCAATCCTTAAAGCTGCAGCAAAAATCAATGTAGACGCAGAAGACGCTGATGAAAAAATCGGTGTAGATATCGTTAAACAGGCTGTAAAAGCGCCAATTAAACAAATCGCTAAAAACGCAGGATTCGAGCCTGGAATCGTTGCAATGAAAGTTGAAGAAGCTGATGAAAACACTGGATTCAACGCAGCGACAGGTGAATATGTTGATATGTTCAAAGCTGGAATTATCGACCCGACAAAAGTAGAAAGAATCGCATTACAAAATGCTGTATCAGTAGGAAGCCTTCTTCTTACAACTGAAGCGGCTGTAACTGAGGTTCCGGAAGAAAAACCGGCACCGGCTGCTCCTGACATGGGAGGAATGGGCGGAATGGGAATGATGTAA
- the rplS gene encoding 50S ribosomal protein L19 — translation MINKYIEAFEAKQIEGKEVPEFRPGDTVRVAVEIKEGDKKRIQNFEGVVIAIKGKGAGKTFTVRKIGANNIGIERIFPLYSESIAGIEVVRKGKVRRAKLYYLRGKTGKKARIKERRD, via the coding sequence ATGATCAATAAATATATTGAAGCTTTTGAAGCTAAACAAATCGAAGGTAAAGAAGTACCTGAGTTCAGACCTGGGGATACTGTAAGAGTGGCAGTTGAAATTAAAGAAGGTGACAAAAAAAGAATTCAGAATTTTGAAGGTGTTGTAATTGCCATTAAAGGTAAAGGTGCCGGAAAAACATTTACTGTTAGAAAAATCGGTGCTAACAATATCGGAATAGAAAGAATTTTCCCTCTATACAGCGAAAGCATTGCAGGAATCGAAGTAGTTAGAAAAGGTAAAGTTAGAAGAGCTAAACTTTACTATCTAAGAGGAAAAACTGGTAAAAAAGCTAGAATTAAAGAAAGAAGAGATTAA
- a CDS encoding EAL domain-containing protein has translation MNNEILKELKRLNLLFVDDNKLITDLGKSLFSEIFNSISIASNGEEALDLLKNKSFDIVITDINMPKMDGFELVRHIKKNYPEILVVFLSAFFDTDTLLKAIELDVDGFLLKPFDLDKFFSTMYNILYYKLELQKQIHLLQQYKHIVDDSLIVSKTDLKGNITYVNDAFADISGFTREELIGKPHNIVRHPDMKKEVFKELWETILNKKTWKGLIKNRKKNGEAYYVESVVKPIFDRDGNIKEFIALRKDVTNFINAEKLINDKLQVLNEALLILIKIDNFSNIKLVYDEDTITKLKTRLTKRVKNLLKEHFGNIEEYSVQDDMFGFLIENFQKENLHNIMQDIVKNVLNHPIIINGFEYYPLIKISYAYGKIHLYENAITGFDEIENTEERVILANGLCAKKKIEILKNMETLKLIKYAIRNNKVISLFQPIVNNKDNTIAKYESLIRIIDHENNLLTPYHFLEIAKKAGLYGSLTLKVLDNTFKTYNEKHVPISINLSPSDILIESIRNYIYELLEKYKPEKGMITFELLEDEIIKIQHTISDFIKNVTKLNADVAIDDFGSGYSNFTRIIEAKASIIKIDGVLIKNIDKDKTKRDIVESIVNFAKKENKQTVAEFVENKEIYETIKSLGVDYSQGYYFSKPIPADQIKSGL, from the coding sequence ATGAATAATGAAATACTAAAAGAATTAAAAAGATTAAACCTTTTATTTGTTGACGATAATAAATTAATTACAGATTTGGGTAAATCTCTTTTTTCTGAAATATTTAATTCTATTTCAATAGCTTCGAACGGCGAAGAAGCATTAGATTTATTAAAAAACAAATCTTTTGATATAGTAATCACTGACATTAATATGCCTAAAATGGACGGATTTGAACTTGTCAGGCATATTAAAAAAAACTATCCGGAGATATTAGTCGTTTTTTTATCTGCTTTTTTTGATACCGATACGCTTTTAAAAGCGATAGAACTGGATGTGGACGGATTTTTATTAAAACCTTTTGATTTGGACAAATTTTTTTCCACAATGTACAATATTCTTTATTATAAGCTCGAGCTTCAAAAACAAATACACTTGTTACAGCAATATAAACATATTGTCGACGACAGTCTGATTGTTTCTAAAACCGACTTAAAAGGCAACATAACTTATGTAAATGACGCATTTGCAGACATTTCCGGATTTACAAGAGAAGAATTAATTGGCAAACCTCACAATATCGTCAGACATCCGGATATGAAAAAAGAGGTCTTCAAAGAACTGTGGGAGACTATTTTAAATAAAAAAACCTGGAAAGGATTAATAAAAAACCGCAAAAAAAACGGAGAAGCCTACTATGTTGAAAGTGTTGTCAAACCGATATTTGACAGAGACGGCAATATAAAAGAATTTATTGCTTTAAGAAAAGACGTTACTAATTTTATAAACGCTGAAAAGCTTATAAACGATAAACTTCAGGTTTTAAACGAAGCTCTTTTAATTTTAATCAAAATAGATAATTTCAGCAATATAAAACTTGTATACGACGAGGACACTATTACCAAACTTAAAACAAGACTGACCAAAAGAGTTAAAAATCTACTAAAAGAGCATTTCGGAAACATTGAAGAGTATTCCGTACAAGATGATATGTTTGGATTTTTAATAGAAAATTTTCAAAAAGAGAATTTGCATAATATAATGCAAGATATCGTAAAAAACGTTCTAAACCATCCTATTATCATTAACGGTTTCGAATATTACCCGTTAATCAAAATCAGTTATGCTTACGGGAAAATACATCTTTATGAAAATGCCATAACAGGATTTGACGAAATTGAAAACACAGAAGAAAGAGTAATCCTCGCCAACGGTCTTTGCGCTAAAAAGAAAATAGAAATTTTAAAAAATATGGAAACGCTGAAACTTATAAAATACGCTATTAGAAACAATAAAGTAATTTCACTTTTTCAGCCTATAGTAAACAATAAAGACAATACTATTGCCAAATATGAATCTTTAATTAGAATAATTGACCACGAAAACAATCTTTTAACTCCTTACCACTTCCTGGAAATAGCAAAAAAAGCCGGCCTTTACGGAAGCCTGACACTAAAAGTGTTAGACAATACGTTTAAAACATATAATGAAAAACATGTTCCTATTTCTATTAATTTATCTCCAAGCGATATTTTAATAGAATCAATAAGAAACTATATTTACGAACTTTTAGAAAAATACAAACCGGAAAAAGGCATGATAACTTTTGAGCTGTTAGAAGATGAAATTATCAAAATACAGCATACTATCAGTGATTTTATTAAAAATGTTACGAAATTAAACGCTGATGTGGCTATTGACGATTTCGGAAGCGGTTATTCGAATTTCACAAGAATTATTGAGGCTAAAGCCAGTATTATTAAAATAGACGGCGTATTAATAAAAAACATCGATAAAGACAAAACGAAAAGAGATATCGTAGAATCAATCGTAAATTTTGCAAAAAAAGAAAATAAACAGACCGTTGCCGAATTCGTAGAAAACAAAGAAATATATGAAACTATTAAAAGCTTAGGCGTGGATTATTCACAAGGATATTATTTCAGCAAACCGATACCCGCAGATCAGATTAAATCCGGCCTGTGA
- the trmD gene encoding tRNA (guanosine(37)-N1)-methyltransferase TrmD — protein MKIVFVTLFPNLIQCYFEDSILKKAREKALFQIEFVNFREYAENKYNRVDTPLVGGGAGMIIDNTALRKCLLSLKTKYKNSKTVFLTPVGKKFNQKDAVRLAGEEVLILVCGRYEGFDERLIEDFADEVLSIGDYILTGGELGALVIADAVLRNVEGVLGNIHSLEGESFGNRLLEPPQFSKDGIVPEILKSGNHKKIQNWQKKLAEYKTKFHRPDLI, from the coding sequence ATGAAAATAGTCTTCGTAACTCTTTTTCCAAATTTAATTCAATGTTATTTTGAAGATTCCATTTTAAAAAAAGCAAGAGAAAAAGCTCTTTTTCAAATAGAATTCGTTAATTTCAGAGAATACGCAGAAAATAAATATAACAGGGTAGACACTCCCTTAGTGGGCGGCGGTGCCGGTATGATAATCGACAACACTGCCCTTAGAAAGTGTCTTTTGTCTTTAAAAACAAAATATAAAAATTCTAAAACTGTATTTTTAACACCTGTGGGGAAAAAGTTTAACCAAAAAGACGCGGTGCGTTTAGCCGGTGAAGAAGTTTTAATACTTGTATGCGGAAGGTATGAGGGGTTTGATGAAAGACTGATAGAGGATTTTGCCGATGAGGTTTTAAGTATAGGAGACTATATACTTACCGGCGGTGAGCTTGGAGCTTTAGTAATTGCCGATGCCGTTTTGAGAAATGTAGAAGGAGTGCTTGGCAATATTCATTCACTAGAGGGGGAGAGCTTTGGAAACAGACTTCTTGAACCTCCTCAGTTTTCTAAAGACGGTATAGTTCCGGAAATTCTAAAAAGCGGAAATCACAAAAAAATTCAAAATTGGCAAAAAAAACTAGCTGAATATAAAACTAAATTTCACAGGCCGGATTTAATCTGA
- the rimM gene encoding ribosome maturation factor RimM (Essential for efficient processing of 16S rRNA) — MNKIPIAKIGKSYGIKGWQKIHLLTDFPEQFKPNTTFESDKTTLTIEKLDLKRGLVKFKGVDTPEDAKKLTNRMLYTTEEATKENIKLKKDEYFWFDIIGCDVYENGELLGRVKEIERANETDYLVINTDEAFIEKGYPKRFLIDFKRNVKDVDVENKKIEATGAKELLDSLL, encoded by the coding sequence ATGAATAAAATTCCTATTGCGAAAATAGGTAAAAGCTACGGAATTAAAGGGTGGCAAAAAATCCACCTTTTAACTGACTTTCCAGAACAGTTCAAACCCAATACAACTTTTGAATCAGATAAAACTACACTTACAATTGAAAAATTGGATTTAAAAAGAGGACTTGTTAAGTTTAAAGGCGTGGATACGCCGGAAGATGCTAAAAAACTTACGAACAGAATGCTTTATACGACTGAAGAAGCGACAAAAGAAAATATTAAATTAAAAAAAGACGAGTATTTTTGGTTTGATATTATCGGATGTGATGTATATGAAAACGGTGAGCTTTTAGGCAGGGTCAAAGAAATTGAAAGAGCCAATGAAACCGATTATCTTGTTATAAACACCGACGAGGCTTTTATAGAAAAAGGCTATCCTAAAAGATTTTTAATCGATTTTAAAAGAAACGTTAAAGATGTAGATGTAGAAAACAAAAAAATTGAAGCCACAGGTGCAAAAGAACTGCTTGATTCTCTGTTATGA
- a CDS encoding KH domain-containing protein codes for MVVDFVTEFAKLLAYEPENVKVEVVPHEDFDEIVIYAKKADVGRIIGKEGSMVKAIKTVISGCRAKENKNYKITVKTEDE; via the coding sequence ATGGTTGTTGATTTCGTTACGGAGTTTGCTAAATTACTGGCATATGAACCTGAAAATGTGAAGGTGGAAGTAGTGCCTCACGAAGATTTTGATGAAATAGTAATATATGCAAAAAAAGCCGATGTGGGAAGAATTATCGGCAAAGAAGGCTCAATGGTCAAAGCAATAAAAACCGTTATAAGCGGATGCAGAGCAAAAGAAAATAAAAATTATAAAATAACGGTGAAAACTGAAGATGAATAA
- the rpsP gene encoding 30S ribosomal protein S16 codes for MVKVRLARFGRKKRPFYRIVVTDSRKRRDSGWIESIGYYNPMTEPATVKMDLDRLNYWLGVGAQMSERVTKLKKIAEENNA; via the coding sequence GTGGTAAAAGTAAGACTTGCAAGATTTGGTAGAAAAAAAAGACCTTTTTATAGAATAGTTGTAACAGATAGCAGAAAAAGAAGAGATTCAGGATGGATTGAATCAATCGGATATTATAACCCAATGACTGAACCTGCAACAGTTAAAATGGATTTAGACAGACTTAACTACTGGTTAGGTGTTGGCGCTCAAATGAGTGAAAGAGTTACTAAACTTAAAAAAATAGCTGAGGAAAACAACGCTTAA